From the Penaeus chinensis breed Huanghai No. 1 chromosome 28, ASM1920278v2, whole genome shotgun sequence genome, one window contains:
- the LOC125040147 gene encoding uncharacterized protein LOC125040147 isoform X3, translated as MKISMVVCLYLVSAGIKTSASQACTNVTVAVNESSPLYPVADDELTEVLIYMPTKDFGSAAVFLGSDCIVQLLQLGSKSARSCLFVHSINRKIALVFERNTSALSVFKRKNCSLILMGEAPLPPPGSALRVVPGGQTVVTSYNCFLERRDPNSAPAAHSLTGLLELWRGSCNCGDGITTGHHNCE; from the exons ATGAAAATATCGATGGTTGTGTGTCTCTATCTCGTCTCTGCTGGAATTAAGACATCAGCCTCGCAAG CTTGTACGAACGTGACAGTGGCAGTTAACGAGTCAAGTCCCCTGTACCCTGTGGCGGACGACGAGCTGACTGAGGTCTTGATCTATATGCCCACGAAGGACTTCGGTTCCGCGGCGGTCTTCCTGGGCTCCGACTGCATCGTGCAGCTGCTTCAGTTGGGCTCCAAAAGCGCGAGAAGCTGCCTCTTCGTCCATTCCATTAACC GGAAGATCGCGCTGGTCTTCGAGCGGAACACCTCGGCCCTGTCCGTGTTCAAGAGGAAGAACTGCTCTCTGATACTTATGGGCGAAGCGCCGCTCCCCCCTCCCGGGTCCGCCTTGCGTGTCGTTCCCGGGGGGCAGACCGTCGTCACCTCCTACAACTGTTTTCTTG AAAGGAGAGACCCCAATTCGGCGCCCGCTGCACATTCCCTAACGGGCCTCCTAGAACTCTGGAGAGGAAGCTGTAACTGTGGTGATGGAATTACCACAGGTCACCATAACTGTGAATAA
- the LOC125040147 gene encoding uncharacterized protein LOC125040147 isoform X1: MKISMVVCLYLVSAGIKTSASQACTNVTVAVNESSPLYPVADDELTEVLIYMPTKDFGSAAVFLGSDCIVQLLQLGSKSARSCLFVHSINRKIALVFERNTSALSVFKRKNCSLILMGEAPLPPPGSALRVVPGGQTVVTSYNCFLADEFTRSPVSCPSLKPWVLTCSALIFALLAVLVACPLRGRLQALHERRDPNSAPAAHSLTGLLELWRGSCNCGDGITTGHHNCE, translated from the exons ATGAAAATATCGATGGTTGTGTGTCTCTATCTCGTCTCTGCTGGAATTAAGACATCAGCCTCGCAAG CTTGTACGAACGTGACAGTGGCAGTTAACGAGTCAAGTCCCCTGTACCCTGTGGCGGACGACGAGCTGACTGAGGTCTTGATCTATATGCCCACGAAGGACTTCGGTTCCGCGGCGGTCTTCCTGGGCTCCGACTGCATCGTGCAGCTGCTTCAGTTGGGCTCCAAAAGCGCGAGAAGCTGCCTCTTCGTCCATTCCATTAACC GGAAGATCGCGCTGGTCTTCGAGCGGAACACCTCGGCCCTGTCCGTGTTCAAGAGGAAGAACTGCTCTCTGATACTTATGGGCGAAGCGCCGCTCCCCCCTCCCGGGTCCGCCTTGCGTGTCGTTCCCGGGGGGCAGACCGTCGTCACCTCCTACAACTGTTTTCTTG CAGATGAATTCACTAGGTCACCCGTCTCCTGCCCTTCGCTCAAGCCTTGGGTCCTGACCTGCTCTGCTCTAATCTTCGCTCTGCTCGCCGTCCTCGTGGCCTGTCCTCTCCGTGGCCGGCTCCAGGCACTTCACG AAAGGAGAGACCCCAATTCGGCGCCCGCTGCACATTCCCTAACGGGCCTCCTAGAACTCTGGAGAGGAAGCTGTAACTGTGGTGATGGAATTACCACAGGTCACCATAACTGTGAATAA
- the LOC125040147 gene encoding uncharacterized protein LOC125040147 isoform X2: MKISMVVCLYLVSAGIKTSASQACTNVTVAVNESSPLYPVADDELTEVLIYMPTKDFGSAAVFLGSDCIVQLLQLGSKSARSCLFVHSINRKIALVFERNTSALSVFKRKNCSLILMGEAPLPPPGSALRVVPGGQTVVTSYNCFLDEFTRSPVSCPSLKPWVLTCSALIFALLAVLVACPLRGRLQALHERRDPNSAPAAHSLTGLLELWRGSCNCGDGITTGHHNCE; this comes from the exons ATGAAAATATCGATGGTTGTGTGTCTCTATCTCGTCTCTGCTGGAATTAAGACATCAGCCTCGCAAG CTTGTACGAACGTGACAGTGGCAGTTAACGAGTCAAGTCCCCTGTACCCTGTGGCGGACGACGAGCTGACTGAGGTCTTGATCTATATGCCCACGAAGGACTTCGGTTCCGCGGCGGTCTTCCTGGGCTCCGACTGCATCGTGCAGCTGCTTCAGTTGGGCTCCAAAAGCGCGAGAAGCTGCCTCTTCGTCCATTCCATTAACC GGAAGATCGCGCTGGTCTTCGAGCGGAACACCTCGGCCCTGTCCGTGTTCAAGAGGAAGAACTGCTCTCTGATACTTATGGGCGAAGCGCCGCTCCCCCCTCCCGGGTCCGCCTTGCGTGTCGTTCCCGGGGGGCAGACCGTCGTCACCTCCTACAACTGTTTTCTTG ATGAATTCACTAGGTCACCCGTCTCCTGCCCTTCGCTCAAGCCTTGGGTCCTGACCTGCTCTGCTCTAATCTTCGCTCTGCTCGCCGTCCTCGTGGCCTGTCCTCTCCGTGGCCGGCTCCAGGCACTTCACG AAAGGAGAGACCCCAATTCGGCGCCCGCTGCACATTCCCTAACGGGCCTCCTAGAACTCTGGAGAGGAAGCTGTAACTGTGGTGATGGAATTACCACAGGTCACCATAACTGTGAATAA